The Humulus lupulus chromosome 3, drHumLupu1.1, whole genome shotgun sequence genome window below encodes:
- the LOC133825133 gene encoding uncharacterized protein LOC133825133 encodes MAHERMLKGLAAPNLDHQPLCIQYPTLDVNFELKSSLIHLLPSSHGLPGEDPNKHLTEFHIVCSSMKPALVTEKQIKLRAFPFSFKDGAKEWIYYLPLGTFNIWNEMKTLFLERYFPASKVGSIKKEICGLFPLDKSMIDAASGGALVDKTPAVARSLISNMAANSQQFRVRQEVSVKGLNETNSKVEQQLAQLTSMVQPMALGQQVRPCGICQLVGHPTDARPTLQEDTNENINAMGGFPGKPRQRYDPYAITYNEGWKEHPNLRYGNQQQTIPNRPPGVTQQDKDETPTTSPKPKPTIPTYVTTPPFPIRLRKTKKDEVEQEVLETFCKVEINIPLLDAIEQVPRYAKFLKELCTNKRKLKGNAKVSMGENVSAVLQKKLPPKCKDHGTFTIPCTISNDVIERCILYLGASINVMPYSIYTSLNLGSLEETEVIIQLADRSNAYPRGVVEDVLVKVNELVFPVDFYILDMEDDSLPCSTPILLGRPFLKTARTKIDVHEGTLTREFDGEVIRFNIFEAMKYRSDVPLVSSIDILDSLSQRILDLHGEDGLDVVLREPIDLKEDDVTTELKETVATLNSGGEVFKAVSFLEFPVSHEKLQPSVKSPPKLELKPLPELLKYVYLGERETLLVIITTKLTQVQEDHLIRVL; translated from the exons ATGGCGCACGAAAGGATGTTGAAAGGGTTGGCAGCACCGAATCTAGACCATCAACCTCTGTGTATTCAATATCCAACGTTGGACGTTAACTTTGAACTCAAGTCGAGCCTCATACATTTACTACCATCTTCCCATGGGCTACCAGGAGAGGACCCAAATAAGCATCTGACAGAATTTCACATAGTCTGCTCTAGTATGAAACCAGCTTTAGTAACAGAAAAGCAGATTAAATTAAGagcatttccattttcttttaagGATGGTGCAAAGGAATGGATCTATTACCTTCCTCTTGGAACTTTTAATATCTGGAATGAAATGAAGACATTGTTCTTGGAGCGTTACTTCCCAGCATCTAAGGTTGGTAGTATAAAGAAGGAAATCTGTG GACTATTTCCATTGGACAAGAGCATGATTGATGCAGCAAGTGGGGGAGCACTGGTGGACAAGACTCCTGCTGTAGCTAGGAGCTTAATTTCTAATATGGCAGCTAATTCTCAACAGTTTAGAGTTCGTCAAGAAGTTTCAGTTAAGGGATTAAATGAGACAAACTCTAAAGTAGAACAGCAGCTGGCGCAATTAACTAGTATGGTTCAACCGATGGCTTTAGGTCAGCAAGTGAGACCTTGTGGCATATGTCAGTTGGTGGGGCATCCTACTGATGCACGTCCCACACTTCAAGAGGATACCAATGAGAATATAAATGCAATGGGGGGATTCCCAGGGAAACCTAGGCAAAGGTATGACCCTTATGCTATAACTTATAATGAAGGATGGAAGGAACATCCTAATCTTCGATATGGAAATCAACAACAAACTATACCTAATAGACCACCA ggcgttacacaacaaGACAAAGATGAAACCCCAACCACATCACCCAAACCTAAACCCACTATTCCTACTTATGTTACTACTCCTCCATTTCCTATTCGTTTGAGAAAGACAAAGAAAGATGAAGTTGAACAAGAAGTACTGGAGACTTTTTGCAAGGTTGAGATAAACATTCCTTTACTTGATGCCATTGAGCAAGTACCTCGATATGCTAAGTTTTTAAAGGAGTTATGTACCAATAAGAGGAAGTTAAAAGGGAATGCAAAGGTGAGTATGGGGGAAAATGTCTCAGCGGTTCTTCAAAAGAAacttccaccaaagtgtaaggatcaTGGCACCTTCACTATTCCTTGCACTATTAGCAATGATGTGATTGAAAGATGTATCTTATATTTGGGTGCCTCAATCAATGTAATGCCGTACTCTATTTATACCTCTTTGAATTTGGGATCCCTAGAAGAAACAGAGGTGATCATACAATTAGCAGATCGTTCTAATGCCTATCCAAGGGGAGTAGTAGAGGATGTATTGGTTAAAGTCAATGAATTGGTTTTTCCGGTAGACTTTTAcattcttgatatggaagatgacTCACTTCCATGTTCTACACCAATATTATTGGGAAGGCCATTCTTAAAGACAGCTAGAACTAAGATAGATGTTCATGAGGGAACTTTGACCAGGGAGTTTGATGGTGAGGTGATTcgctttaatatttttgaggctatgaAGTATCGAAGTGATGTTCCTTTAGTTTCTTCAATTGATATTCTAGACTCATTGTCACAAAGAATTCTGGATTTACATGGAGAGGATGGGTTAGATGTTGTTTTGAGGGAACCAATAGACTTGAAGGAAGATGATGTCACTACTGAATTAAAGGAGACAGTGGCTACACTTAATAGTGGTGGAGAGGTATTTAAAGCGGTGTCGTTCTTAGAGTTTCCTGTTTCTCATGAGAAACTTCAACCATCTGTTAAATCACCACCCAAGCTTGAATTAAAACCACTACCGGAGCTTCTCAAATATGTCTACTTAGGTGAGAGAGAGACATTACTAGTTATTATCACCACAAAACTTACCCAAGTACAAGAGGATCATTTGATAAGGGTACTTTGA